One genomic region from Candidatus Endomicrobiellum trichonymphae encodes:
- a CDS encoding UDP-N-acetylmuramoyl-L-alanyl-D-glutamate--2,6-diaminopimelate ligase: MKLRELLSDESAFVIGDEDTEVSGVSYDSRKIEKDYAFFSLPGHNTDGRKYIAEAIANGASVIITDSKYDTNDVAQVVIKDIFRFMSLFGAKFYNYPDRELNIMGITGTNGKTTVTYMIESILANSGIECGVIGTVNYRYKGKVIEANNTTPQSLDIYRIMRDISNNGIKYLVMEVSSHALSLDRVYGIEFDTAVFTNLTREHLDFHKNMDRYFEAKSALFKELGAGKKNNKKCAIINVDDEYGRKLLKVGISAEIKLYSAIEKNAADFKASNIKVTNKGAVFNLVFCNKRARIRIKHIGVHNVYNALAALAAAVCSEISFENAVEGLNNSSRVPGRLEKVNTIGLGFEIVVDYAHTDDALESVLRALKDLNPKRIIIVFGCGGDRDRAKRPLMGKIAVEMSDFVFVTSDNPRTEDPYQIILDIEVGIKRAGKKNYKVVVDREAAIKEVIMMADKGDIILLAGKGHETYQITSGGKVHFNDVKIAEKYIDLKKKQKIAAKQTGQREFIF, translated from the coding sequence ATGAAATTAAGAGAACTTTTGTCTGATGAAAGTGCGTTTGTTATAGGCGATGAGGATACCGAAGTGTCAGGAGTGTCGTATGATTCGAGAAAAATAGAAAAAGATTATGCCTTTTTTTCGCTTCCTGGTCATAATACCGATGGCAGAAAGTATATTGCCGAAGCAATAGCAAATGGAGCTTCCGTGATTATTACTGATTCAAAATACGATACTAATGACGTGGCTCAAGTTGTCATTAAAGATATTTTTCGTTTTATGTCACTTTTTGGTGCTAAGTTTTATAATTATCCAGATAGAGAATTAAATATTATGGGTATAACCGGCACAAACGGCAAAACGACGGTTACTTATATGATTGAAAGTATACTTGCAAATTCAGGCATCGAATGTGGAGTTATAGGCACGGTTAATTATAGATATAAAGGTAAAGTTATTGAAGCAAACAATACAACGCCGCAGTCTTTAGATATTTATAGAATTATGAGAGATATTTCAAACAACGGTATTAAATATCTTGTAATGGAAGTGTCTTCACACGCTTTAAGTTTAGACAGGGTTTACGGAATAGAGTTTGACACAGCCGTTTTTACAAATTTAACGCGTGAGCATTTGGATTTTCATAAAAATATGGATAGATATTTTGAGGCTAAGTCCGCACTGTTCAAAGAACTTGGAGCGGGCAAAAAAAATAATAAAAAGTGCGCTATAATTAACGTTGATGATGAATACGGCAGAAAACTTTTAAAAGTGGGGATTAGTGCTGAAATAAAACTCTATTCCGCGATAGAAAAAAATGCGGCGGACTTTAAAGCCAGCAATATTAAGGTTACAAATAAAGGAGCTGTGTTTAACTTGGTTTTTTGTAACAAAAGGGCAAGAATTAGAATAAAACATATAGGTGTGCACAACGTTTACAATGCTTTAGCGGCTTTGGCTGCCGCCGTTTGCAGCGAAATCTCTTTTGAGAATGCCGTTGAAGGATTAAATAATTCCAGCCGGGTGCCCGGCAGACTTGAAAAAGTTAATACGATAGGACTGGGATTTGAGATAGTCGTTGATTATGCGCATACTGATGATGCTTTAGAAAGTGTTTTACGAGCTTTGAAAGATCTAAATCCGAAAAGAATTATAATCGTTTTTGGTTGCGGTGGTGATAGAGACAGAGCGAAGAGACCCTTGATGGGGAAAATTGCTGTTGAAATGAGTGATTTTGTTTTTGTAACATCTGACAATCCGAGAACAGAAGATCCGTATCAGATAATTTTAGATATAGAAGTCGGAATAAAGAGAGCGGGCAAAAAAAATTATAAAGTTGTAGTTGACAGAGAAGCGGCAATAAAAGAAGTTATTATGATGGCAGATAAAGGCGATATTATTCTGCTTGCCGGAAAAGGGCACGAGACTTATCAGATTACGAGTGGTGGAAAAGTTCATTTCAATGATGTTAAAATTGCTGAAAAGTATATTGATTTAAAAAAGAAACAAAAAATTGCGGCAAAACAAACGGGACAGAGGGAGTTTATCTTTTAG
- a CDS encoding UDP-N-acetylmuramoyl-tripeptide--D-alanyl-D-alanine ligase: METFYLKDLMRVVGGKFVKGNPGFSANGVSIDSRTIKKGEVYFAMQGARYDGHDFIKEAINKGAAAVVCSKDKIDFVKSFPDSVSIIKTNDTLISLGEFAKSYRAKFKSIKIAGITGSNGKTTTKEILVSIFNRKGRTLSNKGNFNNRIGIPLSIFNLTSDIEYAVFEMGTSLRGEIKILSDILNPDAGIITNVGFSHLETFISPEGVFEEKKVLFDNVKETGFIVINNDDEFLMTAPQYVSRKIIAFALDVAADVCAKNIKLYSNKMDFEIFYKETSVKIAMPAKGRFNVSNALAAVACAIGFGFSLDEIKCGIENFMPPKMRMETLVTGTDVVLINDAYNANPSSMKKAIQAVLQSYSGKKINLVLGDMLELGDKSADYHSELGKFINAHDVSSVHLLGEMSFYTKEALNTKNVFHSRNSDSLLTQLKQIPAEDDCVFLFKASRGMKLEKICAEFYNILEQRNK; this comes from the coding sequence GTGGAAACGTTTTATCTTAAAGATTTAATGCGTGTTGTCGGCGGAAAATTTGTAAAGGGAAATCCCGGATTTTCCGCAAATGGTGTTTCGATAGATTCAAGAACAATAAAAAAAGGTGAAGTATATTTTGCAATGCAGGGTGCTCGCTATGACGGACATGATTTTATAAAAGAAGCGATTAACAAAGGCGCAGCCGCCGTAGTATGTTCAAAAGATAAAATTGATTTCGTAAAATCTTTTCCGGATTCTGTTTCAATAATTAAAACTAATGACACGCTTATTTCTCTTGGAGAATTTGCAAAATCATATAGAGCGAAATTTAAAAGTATAAAAATAGCTGGCATTACGGGATCAAACGGCAAGACCACTACAAAAGAAATACTGGTTTCGATTTTTAATAGAAAAGGACGGACGCTTTCAAATAAGGGCAATTTTAATAATAGAATAGGTATTCCTCTTTCAATATTTAATTTAACTTCAGATATTGAGTATGCTGTTTTTGAAATGGGGACATCTTTGCGCGGTGAAATTAAAATATTGTCTGACATTTTAAACCCGGATGCCGGTATCATTACAAATGTAGGGTTTTCGCATTTAGAAACTTTTATTTCTCCGGAAGGTGTATTTGAAGAAAAAAAAGTTTTGTTTGATAATGTAAAAGAAACAGGATTTATTGTTATAAATAATGACGATGAGTTTTTAATGACAGCGCCTCAATATGTCAGTCGCAAAATTATTGCGTTTGCTTTGGATGTGGCTGCGGATGTCTGTGCAAAAAATATAAAGTTATATTCTAATAAAATGGATTTTGAAATTTTTTATAAGGAAACCTCGGTGAAAATTGCAATGCCTGCAAAGGGCAGGTTTAATGTGTCAAACGCTTTAGCCGCAGTCGCCTGTGCAATCGGATTCGGATTTTCTCTTGACGAAATAAAATGCGGTATAGAAAATTTTATGCCGCCCAAAATGAGGATGGAAACTCTAGTAACAGGAACGGATGTTGTTTTGATAAATGACGCTTATAATGCAAATCCATCTTCTATGAAGAAAGCAATACAGGCAGTACTTCAGTCTTACAGCGGAAAAAAGATTAATCTTGTGTTGGGCGATATGCTTGAACTCGGCGATAAATCAGCCGATTATCATTCTGAACTTGGGAAGTTTATCAATGCTCATGATGTAAGTTCCGTTCATCTTTTGGGCGAAATGAGTTTTTATACAAAAGAAGCTTTAAATACTAAAAATGTTTTTCATTCAAGGAATTCTGATTCTCTTTTGACTCAGCTTAA